The bacterium sequence ATCGGAAGCAAGCACGCAAAAAACATCCCCTTCCGGCCAGAATACTGTGGTGATGCCGTTCCTTGTGTAAACATAAAATGGAATCCCGTTGTGTTTATGCAGGGCAGCATTCTTTGGAAGATCGGTCTCTGTCCCCAAGTACATCTGGCACAATAAAAGCTTGTTTCCCTCACTTCTATAGACGAAAAGCGCGCTGCTGCGACCGGCGAGGTGATGCACTCGCCCGCCAACCAGATCGTATTTCATCATTGCAAGATCAAAAACGCGGGTCGGGAATTGAATGCCGTTGGCGGTGAAGTAAGCTTCCATCTTCCCCTCATCATCAGTTTGAAATTCAAGCGCCAAACCGCCGGATCGAAATGCTTGAAAATCCTTTGCAACCTCAGAAGCAAAATCTGGCCTGATAAAGACGTATAAAGCGCCAATAATGATCAAGATAACGACTGCAGCATAAGACAGGATTCTTCTGGTTCGGGATTTACGATCTTCTTTTTTGAGGAGCTGATACATTTTTTCGCGCAATTCGTGAGGGACGTCCGGTGGACGGAGGCCGGTCAGCCGCTG is a genomic window containing:
- a CDS encoding zf-HC2 domain-containing protein; its protein translation is MDEKRHYSDELQDLLSGQISSQQRAVIEQHLTGCSRCRQEFEELRWSIQRLTGLRPPDVPHELREKMYQLLKKEDRKSRTRRILSYAAVVILIIIGALYVFIRPDFASEVAKDFQAFRSGGLALEFQTDDEGKMEAYFTANGIQFPTRVFDLAMMKYDLVGGRVHHLAGRSSALFVYRSEGNKLLLCQMYLGTETDLPKNAALHKHNGIPFYVYTRNGITTVFWPEGDVFCVLASDISADEVIALAFAKAMLPAAKTAGAHGGAPELTDSF